The following are from one region of the Staphylococcus schleiferi genome:
- a CDS encoding GNAT family N-acetyltransferase, which yields MKISQVTPSREIASFIQTYATEKQSYTNKLPLDHIDALENFLETVDRETGIFVVEEAQDIKLVLLCMSYAENRYKVIGPIKQKDYTSSGEVFKQLFDQMTAQHTQPSTYYFAFSVHHELIKDYMKNIGASYTFTDYHLETSQDLGETDNLRHIVPYAKAYHRYFQKLHEDTFTHHAMTAKEIIASLDDQHELVLYMAEGLLKGYLYLIYDEAQHHAEIKYFSSHSDYRLKGIAFDLIQHAIHRALSRPQIDRVYFKIRSKNHRLVTRFHELGFNITSEYQKFKIYQ from the coding sequence ATGAAGATTAGTCAAGTCACTCCCAGTCGAGAAATTGCGTCATTTATACAAACTTATGCCACTGAAAAACAATCATATACAAATAAACTGCCACTTGACCATATTGATGCTTTAGAAAACTTTTTAGAAACAGTTGATCGCGAAACTGGCATATTTGTCGTTGAAGAAGCCCAAGACATTAAACTGGTTTTACTGTGTATGAGCTACGCGGAAAACCGTTATAAAGTAATCGGTCCTATTAAACAGAAAGATTACACATCTTCTGGAGAGGTATTTAAGCAGTTATTTGATCAAATGACAGCACAACATACGCAACCATCTACCTATTATTTTGCATTTTCAGTTCATCATGAATTAATCAAAGACTATATGAAAAACATTGGCGCATCTTACACGTTTACAGATTATCATTTAGAAACGAGTCAAGATTTGGGCGAAACCGACAACTTACGTCACATTGTTCCATATGCTAAAGCGTATCATCGTTATTTCCAAAAATTACATGAAGATACGTTTACACATCATGCAATGACAGCAAAAGAAATTATCGCATCACTAGATGATCAGCATGAACTCGTCCTGTATATGGCAGAGGGTCTTTTAAAAGGTTACTTATATTTAATCTATGACGAAGCACAACACCATGCTGAAATTAAATATTTTTCTAGTCATTCAGACTATCGTTTAAAAGGCATCGCTTTTGATTTGATCCAACATGCAATACATCGTGCTTTATCTCGTCCTCAAATAGACCGTGTTTATTTTAAAATACGCAGTAAAAATCATCGTTTAGTTACCCGTTTTCATGAACTCGGTTTTAATATTACTTCAGAATATCAAAAGTTCAAGATATATCAATAA
- a CDS encoding DNA topoisomerase III — protein MKSLILAEKPSVGRDIAQALSVNSKKEGYFENQRYIVTWALGHLVTNATPEQYDKKYERWQLNDLPIIPKHMKTVVIGKTRKQFNTVQHLMKRNDVNEIIIATDAGREGELVARLIIEKAHVKKPIKRLWISSVTTKAIKEGFKKLKDGRAYNDLYQAALARSEADWIVGINATRALTTKYDSQLSLGRVQTPTIQLVAMRQEEIKHFKPQHYYTLEINVKGSTFVYQHEKRIYERAQLEKLAQKVNHAQALVKKVVTKEKKTYPAPLFNLTDLQQAAYQRYRLGAKQTLNTLQQLYERHKLVTYPRTDSSYLTTDMVDTLKERIQATMGTEYQPHARGLMNQRFTKQLPFVNNQKVSDHHAIIPTEVRANMADLSIQEKKIYLLIVQRFLEALSAPYRYRETQVEVELLGKTFVYKSKETIDMGFKALQENVDTIHPTIQFQQGERLSVNEYDIKTHETSAPPYFNEGSLLKAMERPEKFFDLKDKKSAQTLKVTGGIGTVATRADIIDKLFHMNAIESQDGKIKVTSKGKQILDLAPESLTSPLLTAQWEDKLLQIEKGQYQRKQFIQEMKDFTNEIIHTIKSSEQKYKHDNLTSAECPTCGKFMLKVKTKNGSMLVCQDPSCKTKKDVKTQTKARCPQCKKRLTKFGTGKQATYRCSCGYTETQVQMDKRFKNKGKDKVNRKDMKKYMKEDTLENNPFKDALKGLNL, from the coding sequence ATGAAGTCACTCATTTTAGCAGAAAAACCCTCAGTAGGGCGTGATATTGCACAAGCGCTAAGTGTTAACTCAAAGAAAGAAGGCTACTTTGAGAACCAACGTTATATTGTGACTTGGGCATTAGGTCACTTGGTAACAAATGCAACACCAGAACAATATGATAAAAAATATGAACGCTGGCAATTGAATGATTTACCGATTATCCCGAAGCATATGAAAACAGTTGTCATTGGTAAAACGAGAAAACAGTTCAACACGGTTCAACATTTGATGAAAAGAAATGATGTCAATGAAATAATTATTGCCACAGATGCAGGACGCGAAGGGGAGCTAGTTGCACGCTTAATTATTGAAAAAGCACATGTTAAAAAACCCATCAAGCGTTTATGGATTAGTTCAGTAACAACAAAAGCCATCAAAGAGGGCTTTAAAAAATTGAAAGATGGTCGAGCATACAACGACCTTTATCAAGCCGCATTAGCAAGAAGTGAAGCCGACTGGATTGTCGGAATTAATGCGACACGTGCATTAACAACGAAGTATGATTCCCAACTCTCTCTAGGCCGTGTTCAGACGCCTACTATTCAGTTAGTAGCAATGAGACAAGAAGAGATTAAGCATTTTAAGCCGCAACATTATTATACGCTTGAAATCAATGTGAAAGGGTCAACGTTTGTCTATCAGCATGAGAAGCGGATATATGAACGTGCACAATTAGAAAAACTAGCTCAAAAAGTGAATCACGCGCAAGCGCTCGTGAAAAAAGTCGTGACGAAAGAAAAGAAAACATATCCTGCGCCGTTGTTTAATTTAACAGATTTACAACAAGCCGCTTATCAACGCTATCGTTTAGGCGCAAAGCAGACTTTGAACACACTACAACAACTTTATGAACGGCATAAACTTGTTACGTATCCGCGTACAGATTCTAGTTACTTAACAACAGACATGGTAGATACTTTGAAAGAGCGTATACAGGCGACAATGGGAACGGAATATCAGCCGCATGCACGTGGACTGATGAATCAACGTTTCACGAAACAGTTGCCTTTTGTAAATAATCAAAAAGTATCTGATCACCATGCCATTATCCCTACAGAAGTCCGCGCAAACATGGCAGATTTATCAATACAAGAAAAGAAAATTTATCTATTGATTGTTCAGCGCTTTTTGGAAGCTTTATCTGCCCCTTATCGCTATAGAGAAACACAAGTCGAAGTAGAGCTCTTGGGCAAAACGTTTGTGTATAAATCTAAAGAAACGATAGACATGGGCTTTAAGGCTTTACAAGAAAATGTAGATACGATCCATCCGACCATTCAGTTTCAGCAAGGTGAACGGTTATCCGTGAATGAATATGATATTAAAACGCATGAAACATCAGCGCCCCCTTATTTTAATGAAGGTTCTCTATTAAAAGCGATGGAACGACCAGAAAAATTTTTTGATTTAAAAGATAAAAAATCAGCACAAACACTTAAAGTGACTGGTGGTATCGGTACAGTGGCGACACGTGCAGATATTATAGATAAACTTTTTCATATGAACGCAATTGAAAGTCAGGACGGTAAAATTAAGGTTACGTCTAAAGGAAAGCAAATATTAGATTTAGCACCTGAATCACTTACATCGCCACTCTTAACGGCGCAATGGGAAGATAAACTGCTTCAAATTGAAAAGGGCCAGTATCAACGCAAACAGTTTATTCAAGAAATGAAAGATTTTACAAATGAAATCATTCATACGATTAAATCGAGTGAACAAAAATATAAACATGATAATTTAACATCTGCAGAATGTCCAACTTGTGGAAAGTTTATGTTAAAAGTAAAAACGAAAAACGGCTCAATGCTCGTCTGCCAAGATCCATCATGTAAAACTAAAAAAGATGTTAAAACCCAAACCAAAGCGCGTTGTCCACAATGTAAAAAACGTTTGACTAAATTTGGTACAGGTAAACAAGCGACGTATCGTTGTTCGTGTGGCTATACTGAAACACAAGTGCAAATGGATAAAAGATTTAAAAATAAAGGCAAAGATAAAGTAAATAGAAAAGATATGAAAAAGTATATGAAAGAGGATACGTTGGAAAACAATCCATTCAAAGATGCATTGAAAGGTTTAAACTTATAA
- a CDS encoding NCS2 family permease: protein MRNYFRFDENQTNYKREILGGLTTFLSMAYILAVNPQVLSLAGVDGVPADQKMDQGAVFVATALAAFVGCLFMGLIAKYPIALAPGMGLNAFFAFTVVLTMGIPWQTGLTGVFFSGFIFAILTATGLRETIINAIPYEMKMAVSAGIGLFITFVGLQSSGIIKNQDATLVTLGKITDPNVLLAIVGIIVTVVLYAKKVPGAIFIGMVVTAIAGLVTQQIAPPHAILGKVPSIAPTFGAAFESFQDPSQLFTIQFLIVILTFLFIDFFDTAGTIVAVASQAGIMKDNKLPRAGRALFSDSLATMTGAIFGTTTTTSYIESTSGVAVGARTGFASIVTGFCFLLALFFNPLMAVVTPAVTTPALVVVGVLMASSLAEISWKRFEVAVPAFVTIIMMPLSYSIATGIACGFIFYPITMLLTKRHKEVHPIMYGLLVIFILYFVFVHG from the coding sequence GTGAGAAATTATTTCCGTTTTGACGAGAATCAAACGAATTATAAACGAGAGATTCTAGGTGGCTTGACGACTTTCTTATCAATGGCATACATCTTAGCTGTTAACCCACAAGTTTTAAGTTTAGCAGGGGTGGATGGTGTTCCAGCTGATCAAAAAATGGATCAAGGTGCGGTATTCGTTGCGACTGCATTAGCAGCATTTGTAGGCTGTTTATTTATGGGACTCATCGCAAAATATCCGATCGCACTTGCACCGGGCATGGGATTGAACGCCTTTTTTGCCTTTACTGTCGTGTTAACAATGGGGATTCCATGGCAAACAGGTTTAACAGGGGTGTTCTTCTCTGGATTTATTTTTGCGATTTTAACAGCAACTGGATTGCGAGAAACCATTATTAATGCCATCCCATATGAAATGAAGATGGCAGTGTCGGCAGGGATTGGTCTTTTTATTACCTTTGTAGGATTACAAAGTTCAGGAATTATTAAAAATCAAGATGCGACACTTGTAACACTAGGAAAAATCACTGACCCTAACGTTTTACTTGCTATCGTGGGGATTATCGTTACCGTTGTACTTTATGCAAAGAAAGTGCCAGGCGCAATATTTATTGGTATGGTGGTCACAGCGATTGCTGGTTTAGTGACACAACAAATCGCACCACCGCATGCGATTTTAGGTAAGGTACCTAGCATTGCACCTACATTTGGTGCTGCTTTTGAATCGTTTCAAGATCCATCACAATTATTTACAATCCAGTTTTTAATTGTCATCCTGACATTTTTATTTATTGATTTCTTTGATACTGCGGGAACGATTGTTGCCGTCGCTTCACAAGCAGGTATCATGAAAGATAACAAGTTACCTCGTGCAGGGAGAGCACTATTTTCAGACTCACTTGCGACGATGACAGGTGCTATTTTTGGTACAACAACGACGACTTCTTATATTGAATCGACATCAGGCGTAGCAGTAGGGGCTCGAACAGGTTTTGCAAGTATTGTAACAGGTTTTTGTTTCCTTCTTGCATTATTCTTTAACCCGCTAATGGCTGTAGTCACACCAGCAGTAACGACACCTGCACTCGTTGTTGTAGGGGTATTGATGGCATCAAGTCTAGCGGAAATTAGTTGGAAACGATTTGAAGTTGCAGTGCCAGCTTTCGTCACAATTATTATGATGCCTTTATCTTATTCTATTGCGACAGGGATTGCGTGTGGCTTCATTTTCTATCCTATTACAATGTTATTAACAAAACGTCATAAAGAAGTCCATCCTATTATGTATGGTTTGTTGGTTATCTTCATTCTATATTTCGTATTTGTTCATGGATAA
- the rpsJ gene encoding 30S ribosomal protein S10, which produces MAKQKIRIRLKAYDHRVIDQSAEKIVETAKRSGADVSGPIPLPTEKSVYTIIRAVHKYKDSREQFEQRTHKRLIDIVNPTPKTVDALMGLNLPSGVDIEIKL; this is translated from the coding sequence ATGGCAAAACAAAAAATCAGAATTAGATTAAAAGCTTATGATCACCGTGTGATTGATCAATCAGCTGAGAAAATTGTTGAAACTGCAAAACGTTCTGGAGCGGATGTTTCTGGTCCAATTCCATTACCAACAGAAAAATCAGTTTACACAATTATTCGTGCGGTTCATAAGTATAAAGATTCTCGTGAACAATTCGAACAACGTACACACAAACGTTTAATCGACATTGTTAACCCTACGCCAAAAACAGTTGACGCGCTTATGGGCTTAAACTTACCATCAGGTGTAGACATCGAAATTAAATTATAA
- the rplC gene encoding 50S ribosomal protein L3, which translates to MTKGILGRKIGMTQVFGENGDLIPVTVVEAKENVVLQKKTVEVDGYNAIQIGFENKEAYKKDRKTNKYANKPAEGHAKKADTAPKRFIREFRNVNVDEYEVGQEVSVDTFEVGDIIDVTGTSKGKGFQGAIKRHNQARGPMSHGSHFHRAPGSIGMASDASRVFKGQKLPGRMGGNTVTVQNLEVVQVDTENNVILVKGNVPGPKKGFVQIQSAIKANK; encoded by the coding sequence ATGACCAAAGGAATCTTAGGAAGAAAAATTGGGATGACTCAAGTATTCGGTGAAAACGGCGACTTAATCCCAGTAACTGTAGTAGAAGCAAAAGAAAACGTAGTATTACAAAAGAAAACCGTTGAGGTTGACGGTTATAACGCAATCCAAATCGGTTTTGAAAACAAAGAAGCATACAAAAAAGATAGAAAAACAAACAAATATGCGAATAAACCAGCTGAGGGTCACGCTAAAAAAGCTGACACAGCACCTAAGCGCTTCATTCGTGAATTCAGAAACGTTAATGTTGACGAATACGAAGTAGGTCAAGAAGTCTCAGTAGATACATTTGAAGTTGGAGACATCATTGATGTAACAGGAACTTCAAAAGGTAAAGGTTTCCAAGGTGCAATCAAACGTCATAATCAAGCACGCGGACCAATGTCACACGGTTCACACTTCCATAGAGCACCAGGTTCTATCGGTATGGCTTCAGATGCATCACGTGTATTTAAAGGGCAAAAATTACCAGGCCGCATGGGTGGTAATACAGTAACTGTTCAAAACTTAGAAGTTGTTCAAGTCGATACGGAAAACAACGTAATTTTAGTTAAAGGTAACGTACCTGGTCCTAAAAAAGGTTTTGTTCAAATCCAATCAGCAATTAAAGCTAATAAATAA
- the rplD gene encoding 50S ribosomal protein L4, protein MANYDVFKVDGSKAGSVELSDAVFAIEPNNEVLFEAINLQRASLRQGTHAVKNRSAVRGGGRKPWRQKGTGRARQGTIRAPQWRGGGVVFGPTPRSYAYKMPKKMRRLALRSAISYKVKENEFKIVDSFNLEAPETKEFKTTLTNLELPKKVLVVTVGEDVNVELSARNIPGVQITTPEGLNVLDLTHADSVLITQEAAKKVEEVLG, encoded by the coding sequence ATGGCAAATTATGATGTATTCAAAGTTGATGGTTCAAAAGCAGGTTCAGTAGAACTTAGCGATGCAGTATTTGCAATCGAACCTAATAATGAAGTTTTATTTGAAGCAATTAACTTACAACGTGCTTCATTACGTCAAGGTACACATGCGGTAAAAAACCGCTCAGCAGTACGTGGCGGTGGACGTAAACCATGGAGACAAAAAGGTACAGGACGTGCGCGTCAAGGTACAATTCGTGCTCCTCAATGGCGTGGTGGTGGTGTCGTATTCGGTCCAACACCGAGAAGCTACGCATACAAAATGCCTAAGAAAATGCGTCGTTTAGCATTACGTTCTGCAATTTCTTACAAAGTTAAAGAAAATGAATTCAAAATTGTGGACAGCTTTAACTTAGAAGCACCGGAAACAAAAGAATTCAAAACAACTTTAACAAATTTAGAGCTACCTAAAAAAGTGTTGGTTGTAACAGTTGGAGAAGATGTGAATGTTGAATTATCAGCACGTAACATTCCTGGCGTACAAATCACAACACCAGAAGGTTTAAATGTTTTAGATTTAACACACGCTGATAGCGTATTAATCACTCAAGAAGCAGCTAAAAAAGTTGAGGAGGTGCTCGGATAA
- the rplW gene encoding 50S ribosomal protein L23 codes for MEARDILKRPVITEKSSAAMAEDKYTFDVDVRANKTQVKKAVEEIFEVKVANVNIINYKPKKKRMGRYQGYTNKRRKAIVTLKEGQIDLFN; via the coding sequence ATGGAAGCTAGAGATATTCTAAAGCGCCCCGTAATCACTGAGAAATCATCTGCAGCAATGGCTGAAGATAAATATACTTTTGATGTAGATGTTCGTGCGAACAAAACTCAAGTTAAAAAAGCAGTAGAAGAAATCTTTGAAGTTAAAGTTGCAAATGTTAACATCATCAACTATAAACCAAAGAAAAAACGTATGGGCCGTTACCAAGGCTATACAAACAAACGCCGTAAAGCGATTGTGACACTTAAAGAAGGTCAAATCGAC